DNA sequence from the Geminocystis sp. M7585_C2015_104 genome:
GTGGTATTGTGGCTTTTGAAGATTATCAGACGCGATATAGTATTTGGGTTTATTTTCTGGACTATAAAACAAGCCGTCTTGGTAATTGTATACTCCATTTGTTAGGAATTTTAGTGTCATAAATGGATGGGTTGTCCCTCCTTTTCTCAGGTTTATCTCTATTGCATATATTTGCCATTTACTCCCATCTTTTACCACTAAAAAGTCCACGCTAAACCTCTCTAGAGCCCCTTTTTTTGCCAGGTTTTCGCCAATCTTTAATCCCAATTCCTGTAGTTGCATACGGTATTCATCACGGGCGGGAAATAGACAGCCTAAATATATCTGTTTGTCCTCCCCCCCTAATATTTGGTCGTGAGTTGAGAGTATTTCCACCCTGCCATTGGGGGTAATATAACCCTGTACACTCGGAGAATATTTTTCTTCTCCTTCGATGAATTCCTCTACAATAACTCCCAGTTCAGGAATGCGTTTACTAAAGGTTTCCCAAGTCTCTCCTTCTCCTTGAACTTTCGCATTGGTTATGATTTTTTCTATCAGATATTTTCTTTCATTATGTTGTAAATTTTCTTCTTTTATTTTTGGGTAAATTTCTGTCAAGTCTAGAATGGCATTCCCCTCTCCCGAGAACCCCTCATTTAGCTTTATGACCACTCTCTTTATACCGGGCTTCTTTTCTAGCAAAATTGCAATCTCTTCAAGGAGTTTATCTACAGAAAAAACTAGCTCACTACCCAAAGGATGGGGTATATTACACTCAGCAAAAATATCCCTACTCCCTTTTTTCGAGCCCCAGTATTTTAAATCAGGACTAGAAGCCAATAAAGGAATACCCAATCTGACGGACAATTCTTGCTCTAAAACGGTAGAATTAAAACATACCATAAAACTTTTATCTGGTCTTAAAAATTTCTTTATTCTTGCCACTAAACGGGGCCTTTCTAGGATTTTTTGAGTTAGAGGCTTTAGGGAATTATCGTAGGTGGATAACAACAACAGTCTGTCCCGGGCATGGGAAAACGGTATCCCTGGTAGTAACTGCAAGTAGTACTCGATTATTATGGGAGAAAGGGGCTGTGCGGTGACATAAATCAGACGAGTCTGGGGGTTTCTGAGTCTAATTAGAGAAAATAATAGTCTTTCTTCGTAGTGTAAAAAACCTGCTATTTTTTGTCCTACCCTCTGATCAATGCTAAAGGAGGGAATGACTAAAATATCTTGATCGTCTTGGTCCAGTATATCGCCGTCTTCCCAAAACTCTTTTAGTTTATTTTGCAATTGGGCAAATTTCTCTTTATCTTCCTCTGTAATCACAACGTTTTTCCTTGAGCCCTACCTTTTCAATATAATATCTGAATTTCCCCGGCGGCATTTTTTTTTTGATTTTTGTAAAGTATTTCCTTTATCCCCTAAAAAAATCTAAATATTTCTTAACGAAAAACCCGAGACATGGTTGTCTGGACTACTCTGAGGAGATGAGGAGATTGTGTTTAATCCAAATTGTGCCCTCTTGTTCTGCTAGAATGGCAGTGGAATAATGGGCATCTTCTCTGACAATTTCTCCCGCCTTGTTGACTATTCTGAAGGCCCACTGGAACCGTCTGTTGTAACCTACAATGAGAAGATTAGAGCCTATGTGAGTTACAGTGGCAATCTTTTCGTAGTGGAGATTCTCCATAAAGACTTTTGTTATGGGGCCTCTTTTTGACAAGGATAACAAAAAAACCGTCAAGTTATCCTAACAATTGGGTGGGCAATGGTCGCAAACAAGCTCTACTTTGCTACTATTGAGAATGGGTCGATAGGTTGGGGGAAGTCGCCGAAACAGAAAAAAAAATCCAACCTCGACTCGGCGGCATTGGCATGGAGGGTCCTTTAGCAATACAAAAAGGAGTATGATTGATGAATTGTAGCCACATCGAATTCTCTGCCGACAAAACCAGGATAGACTTGCAAAAGTTACAACAATTGTACACGGAAACAGCATTCTGGGCTCAAAATCGCAGTATAAGCGACATAGAAATTGCCATCAATAACAGTAACCCAGTGGTTTCCGTGTGGGATGGAGAAAGATTAATAGGTTGTGCTAGGGCCACTTCTGATGGTATATATAGGGCCGTGATATGGGATGTGGTAATTCATCCGGAATATCAGGGGTTGGGGTTAGGGAGGAAACTAGTAGAAACCATCATCAGTCATCCTCTCTTAAGTCGAGTGGAGAGGATTTATTTGATGACAACCTATCAGCAGAAATTCTACGAAAAAATAGGTTTTGTCAAGAATCCTACCACCACTATGGTTTTATATAATCATCAGCGACATCCCACCCCCAACCAATTAATCAGACAGTCGCAGCAGACGGAAGAAATAGGCTATAGCCGATAGTTTCTTCTCGATTGACATTGCTGGTTTTGAGAGAAAACCTACCCCCCAAAAGACTAAGGAGACAATCTGCTAGTAGAAATCTCATGCCTGGCGACAGTTTTGGGGGATGCCTATTAAAGTCTTTTAATTCTTCTATGGGGGTAGTCAGCAGATCAATATTCTCACAAAGTGGGAAGTGTTGTGGGGGGAAGGAAATAACAATCTCAACCCCCCCTTTATCCTTGCCGGCAGTCACCACAATCTCCCCCGTATCGCAATAGGCAATGACTGTTTCTAGGAGGAAAAACAACATATTTGTTATTCTCAATCTATCGGTTTTAACTGCTAGATTTTCCTGTTCATTTAAAGTCAAAACCAGTTTCAGATTGCGGTTTTCTGCCTGCAAATTCATTACTTCTACCACATCCCTCAATAACTCTTTTAAATTTACGGTTTCTATTTCCAAACTTAATCTGCCAGCCTCCAATTTAGAAATCTCCACCAGTTGGTCAATTATGCCCATTAGTTTTCTGGCATACTGATAGGCCGAAACAATAAACTCTTTTTCCTCTTGTTCATCCTCGCACAAATCATTTATAATCAACTGGTGTAGACTCATCAGACTGCTAAGAGGCGAGCGAATTTCGTGGGCAATCCTAGCCAGAAAACCTGCCTTCCAGCGACTGTTTTCTAT
Encoded proteins:
- a CDS encoding carboxylate-amine ligase: MITEEDKEKFAQLQNKLKEFWEDGDILDQDDQDILVIPSFSIDQRVGQKIAGFLHYEERLLFSLIRLRNPQTRLIYVTAQPLSPIIIEYYLQLLPGIPFSHARDRLLLLSTYDNSLKPLTQKILERPRLVARIKKFLRPDKSFMVCFNSTVLEQELSVRLGIPLLASSPDLKYWGSKKGSRDIFAECNIPHPLGSELVFSVDKLLEEIAILLEKKPGIKRVVIKLNEGFSGEGNAILDLTEIYPKIKEENLQHNERKYLIEKIITNAKVQGEGETWETFSKRIPELGVIVEEFIEGEEKYSPSVQGYITPNGRVEILSTHDQILGGEDKQIYLGCLFPARDEYRMQLQELGLKIGENLAKKGALERFSVDFLVVKDGSKWQIYAIEINLRKGGTTHPFMTLKFLTNGVYNYQDGLFYSPENKPKYYIASDNLQKPQYHGLLPNDLMDIITKHRLHFDSSTKTGTVFHLMGALSEFGKLGLTSIGNSREEALAIYENVERVLDEETESMRWY
- a CDS encoding GNAT family N-acetyltransferase, with amino-acid sequence MNCSHIEFSADKTRIDLQKLQQLYTETAFWAQNRSISDIEIAINNSNPVVSVWDGERLIGCARATSDGIYRAVIWDVVIHPEYQGLGLGRKLVETIISHPLLSRVERIYLMTTYQQKFYEKIGFVKNPTTTMVLYNHQRHPTPNQLIRQSQQTEEIGYSR
- a CDS encoding HAMP domain-containing histidine kinase → MKEADDLKMELEKTRIAYQEAIENSRWKAGFLARIAHEIRSPLSSLMSLHQLIINDLCEDEQEEKEFIVSAYQYARKLMGIIDQLVEISKLEAGRLSLEIETVNLKELLRDVVEVMNLQAENRNLKLVLTLNEQENLAVKTDRLRITNMLFFLLETVIAYCDTGEIVVTAGKDKGGVEIVISFPPQHFPLCENIDLLTTPIEELKDFNRHPPKLSPGMRFLLADCLLSLLGGRFSLKTSNVNREETIGYSLFLPSAATV